In Pongo abelii isolate AG06213 chromosome X, NHGRI_mPonAbe1-v2.0_pri, whole genome shotgun sequence, one DNA window encodes the following:
- the MAGEB6B gene encoding melanoma-associated antigen B6B, whose protein sequence is MPRRQKSKLRAREKRRETHDQPQGLTGPQATAEKQEESRSSSSSSAVCRGARRRFSGSSVPQESQGASPTGYPDAGASCSKSDMAAKGQNEKSPSTSCDASVPQESQGASPTGSPDADVSGSKSDVAAKGQDEESLSPCKRAAFFTTTDRDPLKRKVSKMVQFLQEKFEKKESILKADMLKRLSRQYKPCFPEILKRTSERLVVVFGVELKETDSSGESYTLVSKLGLSSEGSLSGDNALPKSGLLMSLLGLIFMRGNRATEEEVWEFLGMLGIYDGILHSIYGDARKIITEDLVQDKYVVYQQVRNSDPPCYEFLWGPRAYAETTKMRVLRVLAEINNTSPGLYPHLYEDALIDEVERALRLRD, encoded by the coding sequence ATGCCTCGGCGTCAGAAGAGTAAGCTCCGTGCCCGTGAGAAACGCCGAGAGACCCATGATCAGCCGCAAGGTCTCACGGGTCCCCAGGCCACTGCAGAGAAGCAAGAAGAGTCTCGctcttcctcatcctcttctGCTGTTTGTCGGGGTGCTCGTCGTAGGTTTTCTGGTTCCTCCGTTCCTCAAGAGTCTCAGGGAGCTTCACCCACTGGCTATCCTGATGCAGGTGCTTCATGCTCAAAATCTGATATGGCTGCCAAGGGTCAAAACGAGAAAAGTCCAAGCACCTCCTGTGATGCCTCTGTTCCTCAGGAGTCTCAGGGAGCTTCACCCACTGGCTCGCCTGATGCAGATGTTTCAGGCTCAAAATCTGATGTGGCCGCCAAGGGTCAAGATGAGGAAAGTTTAAGCCCCTGCAAGAGAGCTGCGTTCTTTACAACCACAGACCGAGATCCTCTAAAAAGGAAGGTGAGCAAGATGGTGCAATTCCTGCAGGAGAAGTTTGAGAAGAAAGAGTCCATTTTAAAGGCAGACATGCTGAAGCGTCTCAGCAGACAGTACAAGCCATGCTTCCCTGAGATCCTCAAGAGAACCTCCGAACGTTTGGTGGTGGTCTTTGGCGTTGAATTGAAAGAAACGGATTCCAGCGGCGAGTCCTACACCCTTGTCAGCAAGCTGGGCCTCTCCAGTGAAGGAAGTCTGAGTGGTGATAATGCACTGCCGAAGTCAGGTCTCCTGATGTCGCTTCTGGGTTTGATCTTCATGAGAGGCAACCGTGCCACTGAAGAGGAGGTCTGGGAGTTCCTGGGTATGTTGGGGATATATGATGGGATCCTGCACTCAATCTATGGGGATGCTCGGAAGATCATTACTGAAGATTTGGTGCAAGATAAGTACGTGGTTTACCAGCAGGTGCGCAACAGTGATCCTCCATGCTATGAGTTCCTGTGGGGTCCACGAGCCTATGCTGAAACCACCAAGATGAGAGTCCTGCGTGTTTTGGCCGAGATCAATAACACCAGTCCCGGTTTATACCCACATCTGTATGAAGACGCCTTGATAGATGAGGTAGAGAGAGCATTGAGACTGAGAGATTAA